The genomic interval GTAATTTATATGTTTCTTGACTAAATAACATTAGAGCTCGAAAATTAAAGTAAAGGATATAGCATGAAAAATGAAAAAAATCTCAAACGACCACATTTTCTTGAAGGGGCAAGGATTTTCTTAACCCCTCTTTCAATTGAGGATACAGATTTAAATTTTGCCTGGGATAATGATCCGGAATTATCTTACCTGGACGGTGGTGTATTCCGGCCAAAATCAATTGAAAAAACCAGAGATGAAATTTCCAAGGCCGTGCTTAATAACAAGATGTTGATATTCAGTATTATTATTATAGAGAGCGGCGAACATATGGGCAATATTGTCCTTTTTAACATGTCTGAGTACAATCGAAGCGCGCATTGGGGAATAAAAATTGATAAAATATTCTGGCGACAAAAATATGCAACTGAAGCTGCCAGACTTTTAATCCGTTATGCTTTTAAGAGTTTGGGACTGAATAAATTGCGTTCCGGCGCCCATGAAAATAATATCGGTTCGATCAGACTTCAGGAAAGCCTGGGCTTTATAAAGGAAGGTGTTTTTAGAAAGGAGCGTTACATTCGCGGCGAATATTATGATGATATACGATTTGGCATGCTTAAAGAAGAGTTCGAAAAATTGCTTTGGGCCAACAAGTAGGAGAATTAAACATGGATTCAATTAGTGAAAAGACATTCGCACAACATAAAGACAAAATATTAATAAACGCTGCTCGTTATTTCGATAAAAATCCTGATGAACTCAAACGCCTCGGCTCATTTGAGAGTTTTGTTTTTGAATTTGAACGCAATAGTCGGGAATACATATTAAAAATCACTCATAGTCTGCATAGGAACGAAAATCAGATTCTCGGCGAGTTGGACTGGACTAATTACTTATCAGAACATGGAATCTCAGTTGCTCAACCGATTCAGTCTCTAAATAAAAAATGGGTCGAGCGAATCGATGTGGATGATTCATACTTCCTGATCTATGCTTTTGAAAAGGTAAGAGGACATCACATCAGCGAAGATGATTGGGACGATTCTCTCTTTATCAAATGGGGAAAAATAACGGGACGAATGCATGCCCTCACAAAAAAATACAAACCGATTAAGCCAGAGTTTAGGAGAATTGATGTATTTAATGATGGCTTCTTCAATTGGAAAAATATCGAACTGGAAAAATATAAATTCCCCAGAGTGTTAAAGCAATGCCATGATGTAATTGATGACATGAAACGATTACCGAGAGATGACAATTCCTTCGGTCTGATTCACACCGATCTTCATCAGATGAATTTCTTTATCGACAATGGCGACATGACGATTTTTGATTTTGACGATTGTGCCTACAATTGGTTTGCTCACGATATAGCGATTCCCTTATTTTATGAATTGCAGTCGAATCGTTTTGAGCCTCGTGACGCGACCTTCGCGCGGCGATTCTTTGCCAATTTCATGGAAGGTTATTCTTCTGAAAACCAAATTAACGCGATTTGGCTAAAACATATCCCCCTCTTTATGAAAATGCGGGAGATTGATTGTTATCTTGTTTTAAATTCAGAAATGGCTTTAGATGAAAATAATTGGGACCGCATATTCATGAAAGGACGCAGGGAAAAAATCGAAAACGGTGTACCGGTAGTAGATATTGATTTTACAATATTTTCTTAGGTGAATAAATATTTATACCTTCACATGCAACCAGTTGCCTCGGCGGTAATACAGGTAAAATATCCACGTTATTGCGATATTTGAAATAGTCATGCACCACCACACCGCATTTTGATTCATTCCCAGTAAATGGACACATATCAAAATCGATGGGATTTGCATAAGCCACGCGGATGTAGAATCCATAATCATAATCGGCTTGTTATCCCCGACTCCGGTGTAAATATTTTCCATCATGAAATACGCGCCAAGGAAAGGCAAAGCCAAAGCGCTTACGTATAATATTGTAATTCCGTATTCAATTATTTCCGGGTCATCAAAGAACAATCCCATTATATACCGCGCGAATATCACAGTCAATAATCCTAAAAATATCATAATGCCGGTCGCCAGACGAATAGCCTGAGTAGCCGTTTGCTTTGCGCGCTCAAATTTCTTTGCCCCAAGATTATGTCCTATCAGAGCCGATAATCCTAATCCGATTCCCACCATCAGCATGACTCCCAGAGCGGCGATATGCTGACTGACGCCGTAAGCCGCCACCACTCCTGTTCCAAAAGTCGCTATTATCGGCATTATTACCGCTCGCGAAGTCGTAAACGAAAACGATCCGATCGCGGCCGGAGCGCCGATTTTCAATATCTGCCACATGGTATCGTATCGAATTTTCTCTTTGGACCATAACCTCAGCTTAATATTGGTTCCCCCCATGTACATGATTATCATACCGACGGTAAAAGCCAGCGCATAGGAAATAACCGAAGCCCAGGCGGCTCCCTTGACGCCCCAGGCGGGAAAAATCCACCAACCGAATATCATAAACGGATCAAGAATTATATTGAATACCGAAAGCGATATCATCAGCGCCATGGCGATATTAGGATTGGCCGTTCCGCGCATTGAGGTAAACACTGAATAAGTAGCAAAATTAAATCCCAGCCCAATAAAAATAATGCGCGAGTAAATAACCCCGATTTCATGAACCTCGCCCTCGGCTCCTAATAAACCCAGTGCCCAGGGTGTTAGTAGGTAACCGATAAAACCAAAAAACAGAGCCGCGATCCATTTTAATAAAATCGTATCTTTAATCGACCTCTCGGTTCGCTCGACATTTTTCTCGCCGTATCGTCTTGAAATAATCGCGACCGAACCAACTCCGACAATATGATTAGCCGAGTGAGCTACCCACAGCATCGGCCCGGCGATAGTCAGCGCCGCGACAGCTTCCGGTCCCAGGCTCGACACCCAATACATATCAACCAGGCTATAAATATTGCCGAGACCAAAACC from Candidatus Zixiibacteriota bacterium carries:
- a CDS encoding GNAT family protein, with amino-acid sequence MKNEKNLKRPHFLEGARIFLTPLSIEDTDLNFAWDNDPELSYLDGGVFRPKSIEKTRDEISKAVLNNKMLIFSIIIIESGEHMGNIVLFNMSEYNRSAHWGIKIDKIFWRQKYATEAARLLIRYAFKSLGLNKLRSGAHENNIGSIRLQESLGFIKEGVFRKERYIRGEYYDDIRFGMLKEEFEKLLWANK
- a CDS encoding phosphotransferase, translating into MDSISEKTFAQHKDKILINAARYFDKNPDELKRLGSFESFVFEFERNSREYILKITHSLHRNENQILGELDWTNYLSEHGISVAQPIQSLNKKWVERIDVDDSYFLIYAFEKVRGHHISEDDWDDSLFIKWGKITGRMHALTKKYKPIKPEFRRIDVFNDGFFNWKNIELEKYKFPRVLKQCHDVIDDMKRLPRDDNSFGLIHTDLHQMNFFIDNGDMTIFDFDDCAYNWFAHDIAIPLFYELQSNRFEPRDATFARRFFANFMEGYSSENQINAIWLKHIPLFMKMREIDCYLVLNSEMALDENNWDRIFMKGRREKIENGVPVVDIDFTIFS
- a CDS encoding MATE family efflux transporter, with protein sequence MSDQAKFISNRKPVEKKLTDHTEGSIIGSILKMGLPSMIGFGLGNIYSLVDMYWVSSLGPEAVAALTIAGPMLWVAHSANHIVGVGSVAIISRRYGEKNVERTERSIKDTILLKWIAALFFGFIGYLLTPWALGLLGAEGEVHEIGVIYSRIIFIGLGFNFATYSVFTSMRGTANPNIAMALMISLSVFNIILDPFMIFGWWIFPAWGVKGAAWASVISYALAFTVGMIIMYMGGTNIKLRLWSKEKIRYDTMWQILKIGAPAAIGSFSFTTSRAVIMPIIATFGTGVVAAYGVSQHIAALGVMLMVGIGLGLSALIGHNLGAKKFERAKQTATQAIRLATGIMIFLGLLTVIFARYIMGLFFDDPEIIEYGITILYVSALALPFLGAYFMMENIYTGVGDNKPIMIMDSTSAWLMQIPSILICVHLLGMNQNAVWWCMTISNIAITWIFYLYYRRGNWLHVKV